In Carassius auratus strain Wakin unplaced genomic scaffold, ASM336829v1 scaf_tig00023288, whole genome shotgun sequence, the sequence gtcttttttaaagaaacatgttTGGAAAcaatcataatttttttcaattcatCTGGTTTTCACTACTAacatactgcagctttaaataggGCTTGGTGGAACAAGagaatacaatttatttacagcTTAGGctgaacaaaatgtgttgttttcaCTGGAGAATTTAAGACGTGATGACAATAGTGGCTAAAAATAAAGGTACAGCGACAAAATGCAGCTGTATTTGAACACAAATGATAAAAGCACTGTTAATGTGAGAAATATCTTCCTTACTGTTTAAGCTTCTGGATCTTGTACATCACGAGCAACTTAGAGTTTCCATCTTTCAGCATTTCAGAGACATCCATGAGGTTGTTTCGAACCTGTGGAGGAAACATAACTATATTATAACTATAATTTTGACATACTATAATAGTTAACATAgttatagttatatagttataaTAGTTAACATaactataacaacaacaacaaacatattttattgaaaGAGCTGGAGAGAATGAGGAGAGCTGCAGCTGCTGGAGCAGGATTAATAACAACACAAAAGAGAAAGATTTACCTGTATGGAGAAAAGCCGGGGATAAAGCTCTGGTTTATGTGCCTGTAGAAAATCAGAGATGACTTTGGCCAAAGCAGCTGCTTCCTTCTGCTTCCCAGCATCGAGAAGACATTCAACAAGGTGTCTGAATAGAAACACCAGACGAAAACAACATGAATTATGAGCCTTCACTCCAGTGTTTTACAGCATGCATTTGAATTTCCAATGCAACCTCTTCAACAACAGACTGCAGAGTCAAGGCAAAGAACCAGATTCAATTTGAGATCAGTGACAAGCCTCTTTCAAATTTTATTAGGGATGAGtttcttttgtgctccaggattACATGCCTACAACAATTAAACAGCCATGAAGGAGTTTGATCAcaccataaatatttattatgacCTTTAAAATCCATCTCTAAACAATTTTCTCAGTATAAGTGGTGTAAAACAGGCTGAACCCTGATTGAACTGAAGGTGAAGTGTATCTGTGAGCTGCAGGATCAGGATCACTGGACATCTGTGACATAAACTCAGTGCTTCAAAGGTCACAGCGGCATCAAAAAGCATCTAAAGGCTGCGTACTTGTCCTGATTATTGAGTTTCTTAACTTTGTACCACTGATTGTATTTGCTATCGTATCATATAATACACCTATATATCAATCGCATATGAACTATGCATCAAGAAAAACCATAAcccagtttttttctttttaaaatctgcatttttaagtgaaactaaaaaaactataatgtatacaaaatactgaaatttaaaggtgtcatatgggaaaattgaggtaaaaatatccataacatgacctacatgcatcaaaagaatgagaagaaataagggcgatattgtcattaaaaaaatgtatagtgctgcagagatatcaaccttaattagcattagcattactagccccagcccgacaggtgtcgtaataccagtttcggccatgggaggtggtatgcgggcaacataaccaccagccaacctgcaatacacaaataactcgcagggcgtacctgaacctgatgtcaatcgtgtggaaagtacagcccactactttcagttcagggaagagagcggaaggatagctgaagcccttggcaagagaccaacacccactacagggaaacaaccgcgctcggaaacacaaatcaaatccaATAAGTAttccagagtaaacatcggcactgcttttaatcgctggagacaactgatggacctgaaagaaatgaggttcgactctgaacttgcaagttagatgctgttagtatttcgctagaagtttgttttatatgtttgtgtatttgttttcgtgaagttataacatagaaatgtatcgaaggctattcgataaacgtgctaatgttagcgttgGCTAACcatagctgcgtttgataattagctagctataacttaacgttacccattttattatatagggctgtgcatgtctttactcatgtagatctcatcagtaaagacgctcctgtaattagaagtatatctccaaaTGCGTGTGTTcggatcaggattgccaggttttcacaacaaatcctgcccagttgcttctcaaaactagcccaatctcgcctccagaaggttccccgataaaacattgcttgtcggcgttaaaatataagttttttagcagggttgccttggtataattcacattttaggggctaaatatcacgttatttgtattggggtcgctgtgacccgcggacatgaaaaacaaccaccacagacttggcaacactggttggcatttactacacagagccgtaattcactcacaatctacacaaaatcgatgttaaaatcgcaggcgattctttgtcgattttgaaagcgattttgtgttagttgtcggtagactaaggctctgtgcagtaactgccgctccacctgaaccagtgttgccaagtctgcggttgtttttcatgtcagtTGAAAAacaattacaggagcgtctttactgatgagaggtgcatgaaaatcgcattcgatattttgcacagccctatatatcataactaacctgctctgtctattCTGTTGGTCTCcttgtcctctttgcttcgtggttcgtggcgtgaaagcatgtgaaaagagtcaattgcgtgtgtctcacggtgaatgcttgagagttgccacattagttctaccagaaagactcgggagatagaaggATGTacaaagcatacatttattgacagctcagcgagcacaattataaatttctttggcggaaggccccgtccatggtttgtaatccgagggtagcgaatctgcatttcctgcctgaagacgaaggcaggggcgctgCCGACCCCCCTgaaaggtaaggacaggaccatcctggtggtggtggcgagggtggaggttgttgtcgcgtcggcatctgcgaactcaaacatgtgtaagtacgatcttttatacaggagtataaagacgtgattggataatgatgaaggtaattagtgacgaagtgattgagtcttcctggcagaacttaggctaaagcttccatttctaccagaaagactcgggagatagaggaatgtacgaagcatacatttattgacagctcagcgagcacaattataaatttctttggcggaaggccccgtccatggttcgtaatccgagggtagcgaatctgcatttcctgcctgaagacgaaggcaggggcgcacccgacccccaaaattaggtggattatgagacctccagacggggccagccttccccccaaaaaagtagatgaagtatacccaccagccaccagttgtgaatcctaaggttcctggaagaaatagaaagagagttagcatgaccagtataatgacgttagattaaacttcttataagtttttacagaaatagccgcaataggccagacacagacagccacgataggcagacacagacaggcctcgatagaccaacagaaatagccacgataggcagacacagacaggcctcgatagaccgtatataaatagccacgataggccagacgcagacagccacgataggcagacacagacaggccccgatagaccaacataaatagccacgtGTGCTAGacagagcctttttttttttttcagaaatgcgaAAAATCTTTCAGTATAAAGATTGTAGCGTTTATGATGAGCCTTAAAGTGCCTCATTACGAAGAAGTATTCAGAAAattgcatgcactatgatcaacatcttaattatgctgtgcaagtctgctagataaacaagcacgaaacgcccagtgctttatttgaacgtgtgagtataaatccttgcagagaataaattaatgcccaggcgccgcaagtgcatagaaaaaaatgatacttataatgctgtagacttGTGAAGTGATGGAGGCGAGATGCCGAGGAGACCGGCAGCCttaattctgtctgctggtccggagagacttcattcgtgcaggttcacgtgagcgtacagatgaatatttgttgattgagaccaaagtcttttcaggtgttgagacccaagcagcactgacgcgacATCTCGGAAAGCACCAGCGTTGTCAAgaccgtgttttttttttgttttttttttgtgggttgccatttctgtcctgggtttgaagtgaccccaatagtgtcatatatagcccctagaatgtgaattctaccgataaatcccttttgaacgtgattgggctatttttttttatttttattttttttatatagtagtaACTGGCAGTTTtgagaacctggcaaccctggcctggAAGCACACGGAACTGCGTCAATGTTCACATCCTCTGCCGAGAAAAGCTTGTAAATCATCCAACACAAATGACTGCAGATAATCACCGCGACACGGTGCTAAGCCAACGATCCCGTGTGCATCTTAGAGGAACGTCAAACTCTAGATAGTTTGCGGGGCACGAACTTAATTACAGCAAgtagatgaataaacacaacagcttgagcaagtacaatcgcgttggaatctgcggttgttgtcgcgtcggcatctgcaaactcaaatatgtgtaagtacgatcttttatacaggagtataaagacgtgattggataatgatgaaggtaattagtgacgtctgcacgagatcaacaagcttctttgctttgcggccgctttacatacaaaataagcatttgatctacgttagagcgtctgggcgctcacaaatctttctgcagggTCAtaagcagagcggcaagagcgatttgaacggtgtgaacgcacagttaggcttcggctatggctgtagtgttgttgtgaaggtaggggcggagcatagagactatgccgtttctcgtttgttactctagagtagaccaattcactttattgaggcatactgcccacatctggtatggaatgtggagtatgacttgattttttttgccaaacattacagatggcacctttaagattTATGTATTCGAACTGCATATAAAATTCCAATGCATTTGGATTAAACTTAGTTTACACAAACAAACTAATACACTTAttatgatgcatatttgtcagtcccGGGACGGGGTCTCGAATGCGAGCACCTGGTGGCCGGGCCTCCCCTCATGGGAATTTGAGAGGAGAAGATTTGagatcatcaaataaaaaaattaaaaaatctaaacatgctttattttctttatgtatgCTAtgactgtatttttcttttctatgACACTGTACTGAATTATGACCTGAACTTCTTGACTGGTTTCATGATATTCACTCACATCGTGTGCATAAAACAGTAATCAAACATCAAAGGTGAAGCCACCTACAGCATCAGCTCAGCTCTCCATGTGTGATCAGGATCCTGAACCTCCTCTAGAGCCTCGAGGACCTGCGTGAGAGAAGAAACCATGGAGCCGTCTCTGTCCAGGCCTCAGGAACCGTCTGACAGACTGCAGATACAGCAGCGAGGCGTTGAACACCAGGAAATGATATCTAATGAAGAAAGAATGAAACAAGGGACAAGCAGGAAGAGACGGGAATAAAATAAGTCTGATTAATTATTTAAGATATCACTGTTGGGAAGATCAGAATCCGATTTCTCTTTACATTTCAATTTATACTGCAAGCGACCTTAGATCTCAAAGTGTGTGAATGAGTAATGAGTGCATGAGCCTTTCAAAGAGCCACAGGAAGCCTCGATGTCCATGAGATATAAAGCAATTATTGCAGGACTGAGGACTCTATTCTGGAGTCAATAATTTATCCATCAGAGAACGGCGTGTTTTAGCAGCAAGTATCTGAGCTGTATTCCCTCTGACTCTCTAAAGTCTCTAAAGAAGCAGTAAAGCAGGGATTACACATCCATCATCCAACAATTACAAGTTTACAGTAGATATAACATCATCGAGCCCTGCATGCTGGACATCCCTTGATAGTGTTTTACTTTTCTAGTGTTAATATTTCAAAGTTAACTCCACGAGGAGTTGCTTAGTGTTTATGATTGATGATCTGACATCCtgcttaaatatataaaacctcGACACTCATGTTAAAGCCTCAAACTATTCCAATTCTATCTCAGAGGCTGTAACAAGGTGTTTCAAAGGGTGTAAAAGGTGTATATGTATTTAGGAGAAggaaaactgcttttttttattataaaagaagtctcttctgctcaccaaggctgcatttaattaatcaaaaatactgtaaaacaattgtaaaatattattaatagtttaaaacatttgttttctgtgtgaatctctgttaaagtgtaatttatttctgtgatgcacagctgtattttcagcatcattcctccagtcttcagtgtcacatgatcttcagaaatcattctaatatgatgatttactgctcaagaaacatttctgattattatcaatgttgaacacagttgtgctgctcaatatttttgtggaaactgtgaaacattaccaaatgaaaataatattttacaaaagaaagaaaacaaaatataccCTTATTCAAAAAggattgcattaaattgatcaaaggtgaaggtaaaaacatttataatgttaaataagatttctatttcaaatgctgctcttttgaactttttattgatcaaagaatcctgaaaaataaattgtACCATGGTTTCCATAAAATACATGTGTAAAAAATTGTTCTACTTCACAATAGTTTCTCCTTCTTCTCAGAGTCCTGTAATCTCCTCTAGAGTTTCAGATGAGATCTCAGTAATGTCTCGAAGCGTGCTCAGATTCGTCAAAGATGGAATCATCAAAAGACAGAGGTCGCAAGCATTTCTTACGAATGCTGATAACTTCAGTGAACACCCCACTGAGTCTCCTAAACTATGAAAGAGTAACTCTTTCTTAATGAAGCGGGTCACTTCAGACTTTTATTAATCATGACAAGAGATGAGAGAGAAGAATGTCAAGCTGTCTGGTctctgagtctccactagtggtctcacttccccataggcacctcacggcaggcactacatttcccacaaagccttgttccttcatcacagtaattgcactcctgttaattgcacccaggtgtcttcacttgatagtcattaccctgcctatataaTCCGGTCTGTTTCcatttgttttcatggagtccttttattccgtcacccagtttcctcgtcTTTCGAGTTCCTCGTCTTCCGAGTTACTGTTCCTGTTccttttttcctgtttgtttgtttggagggatttttggttttgaccccagCATGTTGGATTCTGAGTTGGAATAAACCCACAATGCATTTGGATCTCTTGTCTCCTGCATTTCACTGGGTCTCCGATCGTAACAGAAGGACACAATCAATGtcgagatccagcggtgtgggacttcatacccgttccccagccagtatggtggAACGAAGGGCACGCTACGTCAAATTGACCACCCTCTGCCAAGAAAGGATTGAGGTGGGTGCTGTGGCACAAATGTTCTGGACCCTAGCTGAGGGTATGGGATATAATGATGCAAACCTAAAGGACACTTTCAACAGCGGGCTGGCTGACCCAGTTCCTCGAAATGAAATGGAGCAGTTGGACGCTTATAATTTCTGGGAGTTTGTATTCTATTTACGACATCGGTCTCCGTGGaataccccagccacacctgtctctcccggtGGGATGGCCGATTCTAGAATGGGGTCTACAAACAGAAGgaccaccagcccagcaccactgcacaagatgtctgccagcccagcgccacagcaaaAGGTGGTctccagcccagcgccacgatgcaagatggccgccatcccagcgccactgcccaagatggatGCTTGTCTAGTGcctctgcacaggatgacagccacagttgaccctccagagtcgagtcaggttctcgttgaccctccagagttgagtcaggttcccgttgaccctccagagtcaggtcaagtcaccgttgaccctccagagtcaggtcaagtcaccgttgaccctccagagtcgagtcaggttctcgttgaccctccagagttgagtcaggttcccgttgaccctccagagtcaggtcaagtcaccgttgaccctccagtgtcaggtcaagtcaccgttgaccctccagagtcgagtcaggttctcgttgaccctccagagttgagtcaggttcccgttgaccctccagagtcaggtcaagtcaccgttgaccctccagagtcaggcaagtcaccgttgaccctcaagagtcgagtcagattctcgttgaccctccagagttgagtcaggttcccgttgaccttccagagtcgagtcaagtcaccgttgaccctccagagtcagggctagtcaccgctgactttccagagtcagggctcgtcaccgttgacactccagcaTCAGGGCTAGTGACCGGtaatcttcatgggcaaagtcaagtcagcgttgttcttcatgggcaaaggcaagtcatcATTGATATTCATGGACAAAGGCAcctcaccattgatcttcatgggcaatgGCAAGTCACCAATGCTCTTTATGGGCAAAGTCCAGTCACCAAtctccatgtctctgctgaactaccagagcctctccacgtctctgctgaactaccagagcctctcctcatctctgcggaactaccagagccttgTTACATCTCtgccgaactctctgagcgctccACTGATCCTGTCGTCGCCACGGAGTCCACCCTTatcttgttcatgttctctgtttcagacttgcctaaccagacttgctctccagtgtcatcgatcccactgtggtggtcttctgcgccgcccgggtgggcttctgtctcaaccacacaaatgtggtggtcttctgccccccccggtgggcttctgtctcgaccccAGGGCTCCAATTTCACCTTGCTCCtctctggattcctgccctgtcggttTGGCCCTGGGGACTGAATGTTatgtccttcttggacttgtgttttgttgttgttttgtttttagtttttgctcctcttctctctgtttccatctatggacctggccctccatccctccccctgaacctccgccggtccacctacCTCCTGggctctttgtttttgtttttctttctgtttttctctctgtttccctctatggacctgtcCCTCGGTCCCTctcctgatcctccgccggtccacctccctcctgggctctttgtttttgttttttgcacttcttgtctctgtttccccattttacctggccctccgtccctcccccttgtCCTCCgctgctccacctccctcctggtctctgtgtcccTTGGTCTccccttgggttcgggtggagcatctggtagctgctccgtggaggagggggtaatgtcacgctgtctggtctctgtttccctgggtgtccactagtggtctcacttccccataggcacttcaccgcaggcactacatttcccacaaagtcttgtcccttcatcacagtttCGTTTCACTGGGTCTCCGATCGTAACAAAGAATCAGCTTCTATCATCTGTTCTCTGTTCTTTAGTTTACTCTACCTGGACTTGTCTTTGGCAATCTCAATGGCCTTCAGATAGTACATCACAGCCTTATCCAAGTCCTCctggaaataaaacaacaacacaaatagGAACACAATTAAAGATTTGAGGGAcacatttattcagcattgaaGTATTTTGAGATTGTATCGAGAATGACTAAAGTGCATCAACCTCAGAACTCACAATATGTCTGTCTTTGAAAAGTTTATAagttattgttaaatattaaatccCTATGGAGAAGATGAATGGAATTTAACTTGGGAACCCAACTGTTGGAGTAAGTGTTTGTTTACTGTCTCCAGTGAAAAGAGTCTCTGTGAGATCCTGTGTTTCCAGAGTTTCCTCTCTTTATAAAGAACATGTTATATGTTCTCAGACTGACATGTTTAGAGTTCAGAGGTCAAAGACTGATGTTCTTTAATGAGTCAAGCAGATGGTTTGGACTTACCACTGTGTTAATGGAGCGTGAGGAGATGAGCTGACCCTGGCACAGATACGCTCGACACAGGAACTGATTGACTGGAGGTTTCCCTTCCAAGTACATCATCAAACAGTCCTGTGTGATCTCCCAACAGCCCAGctgacaacacaacacaacacacaagaGACAACACACAACACAGCACACAAGAgacaacacacaacacaacacacaacagACGATGAGTGTGTCAGACGTCCTGCATGCTGATCACAACCAggtttattatagttaaataaaactaaaatcattacaaatatgTTACTTGTAATAAAAAACCATTAACggaataagataaaataaaaaataaaaatcttattttaccttcatttagtttaacttgcaaaaaattgctaaaattgctaaaataactgacaattaaataaaaattaataaaaactacatgtaccgtatttttcggactataagtcgcacctaagtgtatgtcgcatcaatccaaaaatacgtcatgatgaggaa encodes:
- the LOC113077851 gene encoding cilia- and flagella-associated protein 46-like, encoding MDFRIRQYLSKAQEKRDAVFVRKAYDLIRAPAPAASDGRSLSDLCVLCAEQSLQLGCWEITQDCLMMYLEGKPPVNQFLCRAYLCQGQLISSRSINTVEDLDKAVMYYLKAIEIAKDKSRYHFLVFNASLLYLQSVRRFLRPGQRRLHGFFSHAGPRGSRGGSGS